The following coding sequences lie in one Pseudomonas sp. SL4(2022) genomic window:
- a CDS encoding Na+/H+ antiporter subunit C, translating to MEALFAITLGVLAASGTYLLLRARVYPVVLGLTLLSYAVNLFLLAMGRLVTGGAAVIGSGSSQYADPVPQALVLTAIVIGFAMTAFVVVLSLRGLGELKTDHVDGEEPRR from the coding sequence ATGGAGGCGCTATTTGCAATCACCCTCGGCGTTTTGGCCGCCAGCGGTACCTACCTGTTGTTGCGCGCGCGCGTCTATCCGGTGGTGCTGGGGCTGACGCTGCTGTCCTATGCGGTGAACCTGTTTCTGTTGGCCATGGGCCGCCTGGTGACCGGCGGCGCAGCCGTGATCGGCTCAGGCAGCAGCCAGTATGCCGACCCTGTGCCGCAGGCATTGGTGCTTACCGCGATCGTGATCGGTTTTGCCATGACTGCGTTTGTCGTGGTGTTGTCGCTGCGTGGGCTGGGCGAACTGAAAACCGATCATGTTGACGGCGAGGAGCCGCGCCGATGA
- a CDS encoding monovalent cation/H+ antiporter subunit D, with the protein MNHLLILPILLPMFIGAVLLIAHRMGKPGKRLLSLLATWALVPVAVWLLLLAGDGQLRVYALGNWQPPFGIILLLDRLSALLLLLTALLGGFALLYASRGDDERGPNFHALFQFQLLGINGAFLTGDLFNLFVFFEILLISSYALLVHGNGAARVKAGMHYVVLNLLGSSFFLIGVGMLYGLTGTLNMADLAAKVAAADPEQAPLLAAAGYLLLVVFALKAAILPLYFWLPRAYAAASAPVAALFAIMTKVGLYAILRVFTLIFGSAAGALANLAHELLWWLAALTIVAGVLGALAARQLQVLLAYLVVVSVGTLLAGIALGSAEGLSAALYYLLHSTLVAGGLFLLADLIVRQRGEAGGELLQQRALRQPLLLGSLFFAAAISVAGLPPFSGFLGKVMLLRAVPLDGHALLLWPLLLVGGLGLLIALSRAGSALFWAGQQQPAASAEKADPRRLLAACGLLLGSLLLVGAAQPITAYLQATANQLLDLQPYLAIIRGGEA; encoded by the coding sequence ATGAATCATCTGTTGATCCTGCCGATTCTGTTGCCGATGTTTATCGGGGCCGTGCTGCTGATTGCCCACCGCATGGGTAAGCCGGGCAAGCGTTTGCTGTCACTGCTGGCCACCTGGGCGCTGGTGCCTGTCGCGGTCTGGCTGTTGCTGCTGGCGGGCGATGGTCAGTTGCGGGTGTACGCGCTGGGTAATTGGCAGCCGCCGTTCGGCATCATCCTGCTGCTGGATCGCCTGAGTGCGCTGTTACTGCTGTTGACGGCGCTGCTGGGCGGCTTTGCGTTGCTCTACGCCAGTCGTGGTGATGATGAGCGTGGCCCCAACTTCCACGCCCTGTTCCAGTTTCAGCTGCTCGGTATCAACGGCGCGTTTCTCACCGGCGATCTGTTCAACCTGTTCGTGTTCTTCGAGATTCTGCTGATCTCCTCCTATGCCTTGCTGGTGCATGGCAACGGTGCGGCGCGGGTCAAGGCGGGCATGCATTACGTGGTGCTGAACCTGCTCGGTTCCTCGTTCTTCCTGATCGGCGTGGGCATGCTCTATGGCCTGACCGGCACCCTGAACATGGCCGACCTGGCCGCCAAGGTCGCCGCTGCCGACCCTGAGCAGGCCCCGTTGCTGGCCGCCGCCGGTTATCTGCTGTTGGTGGTCTTCGCGCTCAAGGCGGCCATCCTGCCGCTGTATTTCTGGTTGCCGCGTGCCTATGCCGCCGCCAGTGCGCCAGTTGCCGCGCTGTTTGCGATTATGACCAAGGTCGGCCTGTACGCGATCCTGCGGGTGTTCACCCTGATTTTTGGCAGCGCGGCCGGTGCCTTGGCCAACCTGGCGCATGAGCTGCTCTGGTGGCTGGCGGCCCTGACCATTGTCGCTGGGGTGCTGGGCGCGCTGGCGGCGCGGCAGCTGCAGGTGTTGCTGGCGTACCTGGTGGTGGTGTCGGTCGGCACCTTGCTCGCGGGTATTGCTCTGGGCAGCGCTGAAGGCTTGAGCGCGGCGCTGTATTACCTGCTGCACAGCACGCTGGTGGCCGGTGGCCTGTTCCTCCTGGCGGACCTGATCGTGCGTCAGCGCGGCGAGGCGGGCGGTGAGCTGTTGCAACAGCGCGCGCTGCGCCAGCCTCTGCTGCTGGGCAGTCTGTTCTTTGCCGCGGCTATTTCAGTGGCGGGCTTGCCGCCGTTCTCCGGTTTTCTCGGCAAGGTGATGCTGCTGCGTGCGGTGCCGCTGGACGGCCATGCCCTGCTGCTCTGGCCGCTGCTGCTGGTCGGCGGCTTGGGTCTGCTGATTGCCCTGAGCCGGGCGGGCAGTGCGCTGTTTTGGGCAGGCCAGCAACAGCCAGCGGCAAGCGCCGAGAAGGCTGATCCGCGGCGCCTGTTGGCGGCCTGCGGTCTGCTGCTCGGCAGTTTGCTGCTGGTGGGCGCGGCGCAGCCGATTACCGCGTACCTGCAGGCAACCGCCAATCAGTTGCTGGACCTGCAACCCTACCTGGCGATTATTCGTGGAGGTGAAGCATGA
- a CDS encoding Na+/H+ antiporter subunit E, with the protein MKRWLPHPGLTLLLTLIWLLLVNSFSLGQLLLGAFLGWGITLLTRHFLLDVPRVRKPLKLCLFMLKVFYDIVVANLHVAKLVLGPRNQLSPAFVEVPMAIDNNFVLAVLASVVTLTPGTVSAGLSADHKTLLLHGLDVPDEQALIDEVKSRYEAPLLEIFECLPT; encoded by the coding sequence ATGAAGCGCTGGCTGCCCCATCCGGGCCTGACCCTGCTGCTGACGTTGATCTGGCTGCTGCTGGTCAACAGTTTCAGCCTGGGCCAGTTGCTACTGGGGGCTTTCCTGGGCTGGGGAATAACTCTGCTGACCCGGCATTTCCTCCTCGACGTGCCCCGCGTGCGCAAGCCGCTAAAGCTGTGCCTGTTTATGCTCAAGGTGTTCTACGACATCGTCGTGGCCAACCTGCATGTCGCCAAGCTGGTGTTGGGGCCGCGCAATCAGCTGAGCCCGGCGTTCGTCGAGGTGCCCATGGCGATCGACAACAACTTCGTTCTCGCCGTGCTGGCCAGCGTCGTCACACTGACTCCGGGCACGGTGTCCGCTGGCCTTAGCGCCGATCACAAGACCCTGTTGCTGCATGGCCTCGATGTGCCGGACGAGCAGGCCCTGATCGACGAAGTGAAGAGCCGTTACGAAGCGCCGCTGCTGGAGATATTCGAATGCTTGCCTACGTAA
- a CDS encoding K+/H+ antiporter subunit F — translation MLAYVIPLCFFLLGSAALLNVLRLIQGPSMPDRVLALDTLYISGLALIVLFGIWLNSDVFFETALLIAVMGFVSTVAVGKHLLHGDIID, via the coding sequence ATGCTTGCCTACGTAATTCCCCTGTGTTTTTTCCTCCTCGGCAGCGCGGCGCTGCTTAACGTGCTGCGCCTGATTCAGGGGCCGAGCATGCCGGACCGCGTGCTGGCGCTGGACACCCTGTACATCAGCGGCCTGGCCCTGATTGTGCTGTTCGGCATCTGGCTGAACTCGGATGTGTTCTTCGAAACGGCGCTGTTGATTGCCGTTATGGGCTTTGTCAGCACTGTGGCAGTGGGCAAGCATTTGCTGCACGGCGACATCATTGATTGA
- a CDS encoding Na+/H+ antiporter subunit G: MPLWIEVLVSLFLVVGSLFTLIGAIGLYRLPDFFTRLHGPTKATTLGVGGVIIASMIFFSSQVPGLSLHELLITLFLFITAPVSAHMLSKAAMQKKVKLYERTRGKPWES; encoded by the coding sequence ATGCCTTTATGGATCGAAGTACTGGTTTCGCTGTTTCTGGTTGTGGGCAGTCTGTTCACCCTGATCGGGGCTATTGGCCTGTATCGCCTGCCAGATTTTTTCACCCGCCTGCACGGCCCAACCAAGGCCACCACTCTGGGCGTGGGCGGGGTGATTATCGCCTCGATGATTTTCTTCAGCAGCCAGGTACCGGGCCTGAGCCTGCACGAGCTGCTGATTACCCTGTTTCTGTTTATCACTGCGCCGGTCAGCGCGCATATGCTGTCCAAGGCAGCGATGCAGAAGAAGGTCAAGCTCTACGAGCGTACCCGCGGCAAACCCTGGGAGTCCTGA
- a CDS encoding DMT family transporter, which translates to MQRQGQGVAIGCLIVAMALWGSSFIALKLAFAELPPLWVIFGRMALGSLVFLLAWRWRGQMHYRTGDWKYLLGLAACEPCLYFLFEALALQHTSAAQAGMVTALLPLLVAVGAFVFLRERISRTMLAGFLLAVVGAVWLSLAGSADEHASNPILGNFYELLAMLCAMGYTLLLKHLSSRYSPFRLTAMVAFVGTLFFLPLALVTEPLPTNISPMGLGAVAYLGILVTVGAYGLYNFGVSRLPASQASGFTNLIPVFTLLFAILLLGESLNGMQVLAAVLVFAGVLLSQWRGARVLPAGVLD; encoded by the coding sequence ATGCAAAGGCAAGGGCAAGGCGTAGCTATCGGTTGCCTGATCGTGGCCATGGCGCTGTGGGGCAGTTCCTTTATTGCGCTGAAACTGGCCTTTGCCGAATTGCCGCCGCTGTGGGTGATCTTCGGCCGTATGGCTTTGGGCAGCCTGGTGTTTCTGCTGGCCTGGCGCTGGCGCGGGCAGATGCACTACCGCACCGGTGATTGGAAGTACCTGCTCGGCCTGGCCGCCTGTGAACCCTGTCTGTATTTCCTCTTTGAAGCCCTGGCGCTGCAGCACACCAGTGCAGCGCAAGCGGGTATGGTCACGGCCTTGCTGCCGCTGTTGGTGGCGGTGGGGGCCTTTGTCTTCCTGCGCGAACGGATCAGCCGCACGATGCTGGCGGGTTTTCTGCTCGCGGTGGTGGGTGCGGTGTGGCTGAGCCTGGCCGGTAGCGCCGACGAGCATGCCAGTAACCCGATTCTTGGCAACTTCTACGAGCTGCTCGCGATGCTTTGCGCCATGGGTTACACCCTGCTGCTCAAGCATCTGTCATCGCGCTACTCGCCCTTTCGGCTGACCGCCATGGTGGCCTTTGTCGGCACTCTGTTTTTTCTGCCACTGGCGCTCGTCACTGAGCCACTGCCCACAAACATCAGCCCGATGGGCCTGGGCGCGGTGGCGTACCTGGGGATTCTGGTCACGGTGGGCGCTTACGGGTTGTACAACTTTGGCGTCAGCCGCTTGCCGGCCAGCCAGGCCTCGGGCTTTACCAACCTGATCCCGGTATTCACCCTGCTGTTCGCCATACTGTTATTGGGCGAAAGCCTGAATGGCATGCAGGTGCTGGCTGCAGTCTTGGTATTTGCTGGCGTGTTGTTGAGTCAATGGCGTGGGGCACGTGTGTTACCAGCCGGTGTTCTGGATTAG
- a CDS encoding NAD(P)/FAD-dependent oxidoreductase has protein sequence MLRITELKLPLDHPDEALRPAIVQRLGIADSELLDFTLFKRSYDARKKSTEMHFIYTLDCELRDEAALLATFSDDRHISVTPDTAYKPVGMAPENLAERPLVVGFGPCGIFAALILAQAGLKPIVLERGTEVRQRTKDTWGLWRKNVLNPESNVQFGEGGAGTFSDGKLYSQIKDPKHYGRKVLQEFVKAGAPEEILYVSKPHIGTFRLTGVVATMREEIKALGGEVRFQQRVSDVLIEDGQLKGVVLDSGEQILSRQVILALGHSSRDTFRMLHKREVFMEAKPFSVGFRIEHPQGLIDRARLGKYAGHPKLGAADYKLVHHAKNGRSVYSFCMCPGGTVVAATSEPNRVVTNGMSQYSRNERNANAGIVVGITPEQDYPGGPLAGVELQERLESQAYLLGGSSYEAPGQLVGDFIAGKPSTELGSVEPSYKPGIKLGDLALALPDFAIEAIREALPAFGKQIKGFDLHDAVLTGIETRTSSPLRITRGADMQSLNVRGLYPAGEGAGYAGGILSAGVDGIRVAEAVIRDMLGIAEA, from the coding sequence ATGCTTCGTATCACCGAACTCAAGCTGCCCCTCGATCATCCCGACGAGGCCCTGCGCCCGGCCATCGTCCAGCGCCTGGGGATTGCCGACAGCGAGCTGCTCGACTTCACCTTGTTCAAGCGCAGCTACGATGCGCGCAAGAAATCCACTGAAATGCACTTTATCTACACCCTCGACTGCGAGCTGCGCGATGAAGCGGCGCTGCTGGCCACGTTCAGCGATGACCGGCATATCAGCGTCACCCCGGATACCGCTTACAAGCCAGTTGGCATGGCGCCCGAGAACCTCGCAGAGCGTCCACTGGTAGTCGGTTTCGGCCCGTGCGGGATTTTCGCCGCGCTGATTCTCGCCCAGGCCGGACTCAAGCCCATCGTGCTGGAACGCGGCACCGAAGTGCGCCAGCGCACCAAAGACACCTGGGGCCTGTGGCGCAAGAACGTGCTTAACCCCGAGTCCAACGTGCAATTCGGCGAAGGCGGTGCCGGCACCTTCTCCGACGGCAAGCTGTACAGCCAGATCAAAGACCCCAAACATTACGGGCGCAAGGTGCTGCAGGAGTTCGTCAAAGCCGGCGCACCAGAGGAAATTCTCTACGTCAGCAAGCCACATATCGGCACCTTCCGCCTCACCGGCGTGGTCGCCACCATGCGCGAAGAAATCAAGGCGCTGGGCGGCGAAGTGCGCTTCCAGCAACGCGTCAGTGATGTACTGATTGAAGACGGTCAGCTCAAGGGCGTGGTGCTCGACAGTGGCGAGCAGATCCTCAGCCGCCAGGTGATCCTGGCCCTGGGCCACAGCTCGCGTGACACCTTCCGCATGCTGCACAAGCGCGAGGTCTTTATGGAAGCCAAACCGTTCTCGGTGGGCTTCCGTATCGAGCACCCGCAAGGCCTGATCGACCGCGCCCGCCTGGGCAAATACGCCGGCCACCCGAAATTGGGCGCAGCCGATTACAAATTGGTGCACCACGCCAAAAACGGCCGCTCGGTGTACAGCTTCTGCATGTGCCCTGGCGGCACCGTAGTCGCGGCCACCTCGGAGCCGAATCGCGTGGTGACCAACGGCATGAGCCAGTACTCGCGCAATGAGCGCAATGCCAACGCCGGCATCGTCGTTGGCATCACTCCAGAGCAGGATTACCCAGGCGGCCCACTGGCCGGTGTTGAATTGCAGGAGCGTTTGGAGTCGCAGGCCTATCTGCTCGGCGGCAGCAGCTACGAAGCACCGGGACAGCTGGTTGGCGACTTTATTGCCGGCAAGCCCTCTACCGAACTGGGCAGCGTAGAGCCTTCGTACAAACCCGGAATCAAGCTCGGTGACCTGGCTCTGGCGCTGCCGGACTTTGCCATCGAGGCAATCCGCGAAGCGCTACCGGCCTTCGGCAAGCAGATCAAAGGCTTTGACCTGCATGACGCGGTGCTGACTGGCATCGAAACCCGCACCTCCTCGCCGCTGCGCATCACCCGTGGCGCGGATATGCAGAGCCTTAACGTGCGCGGTTTGTATCCGGCTGGCGAAGGCGCGGGTTACGCCGGCGGCATTCTCTCCGCCGGGGTGGATGGCATTCGCGTGGCCGAGGCGGTGATTCGCGACATGCTGGGGATTGCAGAAGCTTGA
- the gap gene encoding type I glyceraldehyde-3-phosphate dehydrogenase: MLRIAINGYGRIGRCLVRALFERKLQQQIHLTAINDLGEQSTLAHLTRFDSTFGRFPGQISLDGDTLRVDGHPIQLLREREVTHLPWREQAVDLVLECTGKLKKREQVEQHISAGSPRVLLSHPLDSADLTVVYGVNHQLLGDQQIVSNASCTTNCLAPMAKVLHEAVGIRQGLVNTIHSYTNDQNLLDKTHSDLYRARAAALSMIPTSTGAAKAIGLVMPELAGRLDGLSIRVPTPNVSLVDLTFTSERPTSREAINVALQAGALQLPPGVMECNELALVSSDFNGYPVSCVVDLSHTRVQGDLVKVLAWYDNEWAFANRMLDVMLAWVKPEAR, translated from the coding sequence ATGCTGCGCATTGCCATCAATGGATATGGACGTATCGGTCGTTGCCTGGTGCGCGCGTTGTTCGAGCGCAAACTGCAGCAGCAGATCCACCTCACCGCCATCAATGACCTGGGTGAGCAAAGCACCCTCGCCCACCTCACCCGCTTCGACTCCACGTTCGGCCGCTTTCCTGGGCAGATCAGCCTGGACGGCGACACCTTGCGGGTAGACGGTCATCCGATCCAGCTGCTGCGCGAGCGCGAAGTGACACACTTACCCTGGCGTGAGCAAGCAGTGGATCTGGTGCTCGAATGCACTGGCAAGTTGAAGAAGCGCGAACAGGTCGAACAGCACATCAGCGCCGGTAGCCCACGTGTGCTGCTTTCACACCCGCTGGACAGCGCTGACCTGACTGTGGTCTACGGCGTTAATCACCAACTGCTGGGGGATCAGCAGATCGTGTCCAACGCCTCCTGCACCACCAACTGCCTGGCGCCGATGGCCAAGGTGCTGCACGAGGCCGTGGGCATTCGTCAGGGGCTGGTGAACACCATCCATTCCTACACCAATGACCAGAACCTGCTGGACAAGACCCACAGCGACCTCTATCGCGCCCGCGCCGCCGCCCTGTCGATGATCCCCACCAGCACCGGCGCGGCCAAGGCCATCGGCCTGGTCATGCCGGAGCTGGCTGGCCGCCTGGATGGCCTGTCGATACGCGTACCGACCCCCAACGTCTCGCTGGTCGACCTGACGTTTACCAGCGAACGCCCGACCAGCCGTGAAGCGATCAACGTCGCGCTACAAGCCGGTGCCTTGCAGTTACCGCCTGGAGTCATGGAGTGCAACGAGCTGGCACTGGTGTCCAGCGACTTCAATGGTTACCCGGTGTCCTGCGTGGTCGACCTCAGCCACACCCGCGTACAGGGCGATCTGGTCAAGGTCTTGGCCTGGTATGACAACGAATGGGCCTTCGCCAACCGCATGCTCGATGTGATGCTGGCCTGGGTTAAACCTGAAGCACGCTAA
- a CDS encoding COG3650 family protein, whose amino-acid sequence MRFSRPFCLALLPLLASCQVFTDKPTETAPTQSRLQGELSLNAGQLRFRPCQEQRQFVVEDAGASGLSRDAVGLLANGPSSLYVDMRGQLQASSQKDVDGKFLPSQVYRLQAEGHGCKDINFARTLLRASGHEPDWSIAVSNQGLVLHRPGQEPQALPYLEEQLPEGRLNLSSEANGQRLELWVAKQRCVDSMSGAIQHLSAELRLNGQILRGCGYLGGARND is encoded by the coding sequence ATGCGTTTCAGCCGTCCGTTCTGCCTTGCCTTGCTGCCACTACTCGCCAGTTGCCAGGTGTTTACCGACAAACCCACTGAAACCGCGCCCACACAGAGCCGTCTGCAGGGTGAGCTGAGCCTGAACGCCGGACAACTGCGCTTTCGCCCCTGCCAGGAGCAGCGCCAGTTTGTGGTTGAGGATGCCGGAGCAAGTGGATTGAGCCGCGATGCGGTCGGCCTTCTGGCTAACGGCCCTAGCAGCTTGTATGTCGATATGCGTGGGCAGTTGCAGGCCAGCTCCCAGAAAGATGTCGACGGCAAATTTCTCCCCAGCCAGGTGTATCGCTTGCAGGCCGAAGGGCATGGCTGTAAGGACATCAACTTTGCCCGCACCCTGCTGCGTGCCAGCGGCCATGAACCGGACTGGAGCATTGCGGTGAGTAACCAGGGACTGGTCCTGCACCGCCCGGGACAAGAGCCTCAGGCGCTGCCCTATCTGGAAGAACAACTGCCGGAAGGCCGGCTGAACCTGAGCAGCGAGGCCAATGGCCAGCGCCTTGAACTCTGGGTAGCCAAACAACGCTGTGTCGACAGCATGAGTGGCGCCATCCAGCACCTGAGTGCCGAGTTGCGCCTCAACGGTCAAATCCTGCGCGGCTGCGGCTACCTGGGCGGCGCACGTAACGACTAA
- a CDS encoding glyoxalase superfamily protein, whose product MEFQTIPILRIFDEGKAKEFYLDFLGMNLDWEHRFEENFPIYMQVSKGNLVFHLSEHSGDCTPGSKVFVNVSDIETLYHEVTSRPYKYNKPEIEQAPWGDRCFTVTDPFSNKVLFNEPAST is encoded by the coding sequence ATGGAATTTCAAACAATACCCATTTTGCGGATTTTCGATGAAGGTAAAGCGAAAGAGTTCTACCTCGACTTTTTGGGTATGAACCTCGATTGGGAACATCGCTTTGAGGAAAATTTTCCGATATACATGCAGGTGTCAAAAGGAAATCTTGTTTTCCATCTCAGCGAGCACTCAGGTGATTGCACGCCAGGCAGTAAGGTTTTTGTCAACGTAAGTGACATTGAAACTCTTTATCATGAGGTAACCTCCCGGCCGTATAAGTACAATAAGCCAGAAATTGAGCAGGCCCCATGGGGTGATCGTTGTTTTACCGTTACGGACCCGTTTTCAAATAAAGTGCTATTTAATGAGCCCGCAAGCACGTAA